The sequence CATGGTTGAGGGTGTTGTGCTGAGACAGCATATCTCGACGAGCGGCGTAGCGTTCTAGCCAGTGGGGGCTGGGCTGGGCCTTAATCTCTCCAGCCACTAGGCCTACAGCGGAGTCGGTAAAGGGCTGCACTAGGGCGGCGACCCACCCTGGCGTAGGAAGGCAGTCGGCATCGGTAAAGGCCAGAATCTCTCCCTGAGCCAGGGCAATGCCAGCGTTGCGGGCAGCGTAGGAACTTTGAATAGTGCTGTAGGTGAGGACTTGGAACTGAAGGCCCTGGGCGGCGGCGGTTTGAGCGGCAGCCTGAAGAATTTTGGGGGTGCGATCGCAACTGCCATTATCCACCAGCAGATATTCAATGCGGTCGGCGGGATACTGCTGCGCCATGAGCCGCGTCACCAAGTTGGGAAGATCGGCCTCGCCGTTGTAGATGGGCACAATCACCGACACAGAGGGATAGATCTGTGGCCCCAGGTCATCAGTTTTCACTGTTGCTACTGCCATCGCCTATCTCCCTAACCTGCTTCCAGTAAGTCCACTCTTATTGTCTGCCATCGCCGTGCTCAGCCCGCCCCCGGCCTCGGTTGCCGCTATACTGCTGAACGCAGTCAATGGCTCACGCTTGTCCCGCTATGGTTTACCTCACCCGTTTGCTGCTGGTGATCGCTTTCGGTCTGGGGGGGTGTGCGCCCTGGCCCTCGGTGCCTGACGCTGCCGGCGAGGATAGCGTTCCCTCTACCGCAGCGCCGGCCATACCGCCCCGCTACGAAACCATCACCCTGCCCACCGCCACGGTGCATGTGGTGACGATCGCCGACCCGGTGCGATACCCGGTGCGGGTGGCGGTGGTGAATGAACTGGCGCGGGTAGACCAGATGGCGGCCCAGGTGTGTGAGGGCGAAGGATGCGTGGCTGCTGCTATTAACGCGGGCTTTTTTGACCCCAACAACGGTCTAACCACATCTCACGTTGTGCAGGATGGCGTACTGGTGGCCGACCCCAACCAGAATGAGCGACTGATCGGCAATCCCGATCTGGCTAGTTATATGGACAGAATTCTCAATCGATCAGAGTTTCGCCGCTACGATTGCGGTGGCACCCCCCGTTACGAGATCACGTTCCATCAAGACCCTGTGCCGACCGGCTGTGCGCTGGTGGATGCGGTGGGGGCTGGGCCGCAGCTGCTGCCGCAAGATACATCGGTGGAAGAGGGCTTTGTCGACCGTGCTGCGGGGCGTGATGCTCTGGGGAGTCGGTCGCTTAATGCGCGATCGGCGGTGGGGCTGACGGCTGACGGCAGTGTGGTGATGGTGATGGCGGCTCAGGTGCCGGGGGTGTCGCCCAGCGGGATGACGATGGCGGAGATGGCAGCGTTTATGGGCGATCGCGACGTTATCTCGGCACTCAACCTTGACGGCGGCAGTTCGTCAACGCTGATTTATGGCGACAGGGTTCACTACGGTCGGCTCAATGCGTCGGGAGAACTGGTGCAGCGCCCGGTGAAATCGATTCTGTGGGTTGAGAATCTCCCGTAGGGGCGAACACCGTTCACCCAAGGTGGGGTTTATGGTTCTAACCACAGGAAATGTGGCAGAGATCGGGGGTCAAGCCAGACTTACCGCTGGGGGCGTTTCGATTGCCCCCAGACCCCGTCGACCAGGGCCGTTCCGCCGCCCTGGACCCAACGGAAGGATGGGGCTATGCCTGGCTAAATTGGGAGGGTTGGCCTTTCGCAGTCTGTTGGTTATGGAGTTAGACGGCAGCAAAATTTCCTTGCCTTTCCTGTCCGCTCACCCCCTCGCCCACTACTCCCCTTGTCTCTCCGCAAATGCTCGATTGCGCTGGAGATTTAGCTCTAGTTCTATGAGGTCGCTGAGCTGGGTAGTGAGGGTTTTGATCCGTTTGTTGGCGGTGACTTTGCGGTGTAGGGCGGCGCGGGCTAGGTCTTCGCGGTTGGTGGCGAGGGCTTTTTGGGCGACGCGGTGCCACTCGTCGGCGGTTTTGTAGGCGGTCTGCTGGTCGGCGAGGG is a genomic window of Nodosilinea sp. E11 containing:
- a CDS encoding glycosyltransferase translates to MAVATVKTDDLGPQIYPSVSVIVPIYNGEADLPNLVTRLMAQQYPADRIEYLLVDNGSCDRTPKILQAAAQTAAAQGLQFQVLTYSTIQSSYAARNAGIALAQGEILAFTDADCLPTPGWVAALVQPFTDSAVGLVAGEIKAQPSPHWLERYAARRDMLSQHNTLNHAFLPYGQTANLAVRAEILSTVGYFRPHLTTGGDADFCWRIQQETPWQLVHAADAVLYHHHRNTLRGLYSQWYRYGCANRYLHDLHGTSLLRPLTGQELRCRLRWWGFEELPQTANKLLSGQGTKLDLVMTLLDVWCAYAYSRGHAQAQLSAEARTIACRETVV
- a CDS encoding phosphodiester glycosidase family protein, which gives rise to MAHACPAMVYLTRLLLVIAFGLGGCAPWPSVPDAAGEDSVPSTAAPAIPPRYETITLPTATVHVVTIADPVRYPVRVAVVNELARVDQMAAQVCEGEGCVAAAINAGFFDPNNGLTTSHVVQDGVLVADPNQNERLIGNPDLASYMDRILNRSEFRRYDCGGTPRYEITFHQDPVPTGCALVDAVGAGPQLLPQDTSVEEGFVDRAAGRDALGSRSLNARSAVGLTADGSVVMVMAAQVPGVSPSGMTMAEMAAFMGDRDVISALNLDGGSSSTLIYGDRVHYGRLNASGELVQRPVKSILWVENLP